The genomic segment GCCTGTTCGACGACTTCGACGGGATGACGCCCCGGATGGACGACCACGGCGAGTGGAGCTTCGTAATCGCCCTGGGAGATACACAGTTCGGGAAGATCGACGGGGATGGCGTCGAAGGGTCAGTGCTGCGCGCGATCGAGTGCATCAACCGGGCTGTCGAGCTGCTGGCGGAGTACCGGAGACGCTTCACCATCGGGCACGTTCACTTGGCGTTCCTCGGGGACCACATCGAAGGCTTCGTCTCTCAGGGCGGAGCCAACTCCTGGCGCACACAGCTCACGTTGACCGAACAGATACGGCTAACCCGAAGGCTGATGGCCTACGCCATCCGCAAGATCGCCCCAATGGTGTCGCGGCTCACGGTCGCGGCCGTGCCGGGAAACCACGGAGAAGCAGTGCGGCCAGCCGGGAAGGGGGTGACGCGCTACGACGACAGCCACGACACGGAAGCGCTGGTCAGCGTGGACGAAGCTCTACGGCTTGCAGGAGATCGTTACGACCATGTTGAAGTCTTCGTTCCGGGGACTGATGAGCTGACCGTGGTCGTGGAATGCTCGGGGACCGTCGTCGCTCACGCTCACGGGCACCAGTGGCGTGCTGGGCGCCACTTCGACTGGTGGCGGGGGCAGGCATTTAACAAGGCGAGCGCCATGCACACGGCGGACCTACTGTTGGCAGGCCACCTGCACCACGAGCACGTCGACACTGACGGGGCCCGGACCTTTGTGCAGGTTCCCGCGATGGAGTCGGAATCGACCTGGTGGCGACACCGTACGGGCACGGTCGGGGCCCCGGGGCTGATGGTCTTGGTCACGAAGGGCGGACAGACGCCGATCAAGGAAGTGGTTCGATGACCGCAGCCCTCGACTGGTCGGCCGTTGAAGGCCCGGAGGTGCGGCGGGTGGTCGACCTGGTGGCCCGGAAGTTCGGCCGCGAGTACGGTCTTGCTCTGGAAGCGGATGACGCCCGGCAGGAGTCCGCGGTGGTCCTCGCGGAAAAGGCCGACGAGGCGCGCGAGATGCTCGCCGGGGGCCCAGGGCTCCTGTACCGGTGGCTGTGTCAGCAGCTTCGTAATCGGTGGTTGACGGAGCTGAGGCACCAGTCCCGGCACCTGTCCTACGAAGCGTCGCTGAACGGTGCGGAGCGGGGGCTCCTGTGAGCGGATACGAGCGGCGGCTCGTCGAACATCTACTTCCTGCCGTGTGGTCTCCGGAGGCCGCGTACGGCATTCGCAGTCCGCAGGCCCCGGACGCCGACATGCCACGCGGATCGGTGGACCCGAGAACGGCCGGCACTCTGTTTGCCCACCTCGCGGACATCTGTCAAGCCTGGGCGAAGTGCGACCTCTCTGAGGGCGAGCGACGGGCGCTGTTCCTGCGGTATGGACTCGACTGGCCTGACGGCGAGATCGCCGCCGAGTGCGGGGTGACGGACCGTGGGGTCCGCTATCGGCTGGAGCGGGGCGTGGGCAAGATCGCGGCCTGGCTGAACGGAGCCGAGTACATCGATGGCTATGACGAATTGGAGCGCGCGGCGTGACAGAGATTGCCGCCGAGAAGGACCACGCAGCCACAGAGCCGCCGTCCGGGATGGGCCCGGACGACTACGAGTTCTGGGATGACGCCACCCAGACGTACTACGAGCGGCAAGCAGACGGAACCGTCTCAACCCGGCCGTACAACGAGGCCGAGGTCGCCGAGGTTCAGTCCAAGCTTGGGCTCGAATCGCTCCACCGCGAGGCGAACGACGCGATCGAGTACCTTGACCGGCGCATCGACCTGAGCCTCGCGTTCCTGGCCCTCCCGGCTCCGACCGCCGAGGAGACTGCCGAGCAGATCAAGGTGCTGTCCGACCTCTCGGCATACAGCGCCGGCACCCTGAAGAGACTGATCAAGGTGCTGTCCGTCGTGCTGAACATGCCGATCTAACAGCCGAATCCCGCTACGGCCCGAACGGGCCGCCCCTACGCAGGTGAGCCCCTGCCCGCTGAGACGTTGCGGGCAGGGGCTCAC from the Streptomyces sp. NBC_01335 genome contains:
- a CDS encoding sigma-70 region 4 domain-containing protein, translated to MSGYERRLVEHLLPAVWSPEAAYGIRSPQAPDADMPRGSVDPRTAGTLFAHLADICQAWAKCDLSEGERRALFLRYGLDWPDGEIAAECGVTDRGVRYRLERGVGKIAAWLNGAEYIDGYDELERAA